A genomic stretch from Haloferax sp. Atlit-12N includes:
- the purH gene encoding bifunctional phosphoribosylaminoimidazolecarboxamide formyltransferase/IMP cyclohydrolase, producing the protein MVTIAGLASNRGRNLRNIADRAPGGAELGVVVSNSADAPVLDWADEHGIPSEVVERGDDESRESHEERILDALADYDFDIVCLDGYMRVLTSTFLDAAPTTLNVHPSLLPAFPGMDAHEQVLDAGVKTTGCTVHVVNEEVDAGPIVTQEAVPVYTDDDADDLKSRVLYDAEFKAYPRAVRWFAEGRVTVEDDSVTVEGDVDAGLPERRVTSEDRYDELRYGENPHQDAAVYVDETCDEASVVGAPQLNEGAKGLSYNNYNDADGALNIIKEFDEPAAAVIKHTNPAGCATADTLAEAYADALATDPMSAFGGIVALNRECDAETAELIIDSFKEVVVAPGYTDDALDVLTEKKNLRVLDVGELGERTETYTEKALVGGRLVQERDLWTPTLDDLEVVTETEPTDEQLETMLFAWKVLKHVKSNGILFVKGTETVGVGMGQVSRVDAVELAAMKAEEHAEGKDAQGAIMASDAFFPFPDGVEKAADVGIEAVIQPGGSVNDEDVIEACDERGIAMVFTGQRCFRHD; encoded by the coding sequence ATGGTCACCATCGCCGGTCTCGCGAGCAACCGCGGACGAAACCTGCGCAACATCGCCGACCGCGCCCCCGGCGGGGCGGAACTCGGCGTCGTCGTCTCGAACAGCGCCGACGCGCCCGTCCTCGACTGGGCGGACGAACATGGCATCCCCAGCGAAGTCGTCGAACGCGGCGACGACGAGTCCCGCGAGTCCCACGAGGAGCGCATCCTCGACGCCCTCGCGGACTACGACTTCGATATCGTCTGTCTCGACGGCTACATGCGCGTGCTCACTTCGACGTTCCTCGACGCCGCGCCCACGACGCTCAACGTCCACCCGTCGCTGCTCCCCGCGTTCCCCGGCATGGACGCCCACGAGCAGGTGCTCGACGCCGGCGTCAAGACGACCGGCTGTACGGTCCACGTCGTCAACGAGGAGGTCGACGCCGGCCCCATCGTCACGCAGGAGGCCGTTCCGGTCTACACCGACGACGACGCCGACGACCTCAAATCGCGCGTCCTCTACGACGCCGAGTTCAAGGCCTACCCGCGCGCAGTCCGCTGGTTCGCCGAGGGTCGCGTGACGGTCGAAGACGACTCCGTCACCGTCGAGGGCGACGTTGACGCCGGCCTCCCCGAGCGCCGCGTCACCTCCGAGGACCGCTACGACGAACTTCGGTACGGCGAGAACCCGCATCAGGACGCCGCCGTCTACGTGGACGAGACGTGCGACGAGGCGTCGGTCGTCGGCGCGCCCCAGCTCAACGAGGGCGCGAAGGGGCTGTCGTACAACAACTACAACGACGCCGACGGCGCGCTGAACATCATCAAGGAGTTCGATGAGCCTGCCGCGGCGGTCATCAAGCACACGAACCCCGCCGGCTGTGCCACCGCCGACACGCTCGCGGAGGCCTACGCCGACGCCCTCGCCACGGATCCGATGAGCGCCTTCGGCGGCATCGTCGCGCTCAACCGCGAGTGCGACGCCGAGACGGCCGAACTCATTATCGACTCGTTCAAGGAAGTCGTCGTCGCGCCCGGCTACACCGACGACGCGCTCGACGTGCTGACCGAGAAGAAGAACCTCCGCGTCCTTGATGTGGGCGAACTCGGCGAGCGCACCGAGACGTACACCGAGAAAGCGCTCGTCGGCGGGCGACTCGTCCAGGAGCGCGACCTCTGGACGCCGACGCTCGACGACCTTGAAGTCGTCACCGAGACCGAACCCACGGACGAGCAGTTGGAGACGATGCTGTTCGCGTGGAAGGTCCTGAAGCACGTGAAGTCCAACGGGATTCTCTTCGTCAAGGGCACCGAGACGGTCGGCGTCGGCATGGGGCAGGTCTCCCGCGTCGACGCGGTCGAACTCGCCGCGATGAAGGCCGAGGAACACGCTGAGGGCAAGGACGCGCAGGGAGCAATCATGGCCTCCGACGCGTTCTTCCCGTTCCCGGACGGCGTGGAGAAGGCGGCCGACGTGGGCATCGAGGCGGTCATCCAGCCCGGT
- the purB gene encoding adenylosuccinate lyase — translation MTDADRHDPLYAVSPLDGRYASRTAPLAPHVSEAALMRARVEVEVEYLLALADLDVTPLSFTEAERADLRALYEEFDADDADLVKRLEVEGAEGFSATNHDVKAVEYFIRTETDESVHPWIHFGLTSEDVNNLAQRLMVKGAVEEVIVPELRDTRDELVSLAQEFRDVPMLARTHGQPATPTTFGKEMAVYAARLGRTLARVEAATDDLAGKLAGASGVYAAHVAAYPDVDWRAFSREFVGSLGLDHTALATQVNPCDDLAALFDAVRGVNNVLVDLDRDAWLYVSDRYLGQEAVEGETGSSTMPHKVNPIDFENSEGNLSKANADLTFLADYVTTSRLQRDLSDSTVKRNVGAAFAHCLIGYKKTQTGLGKVVPNEQVMRDELDDTPAIIGEAVQTILRREGDTQAYERVKELTRGREVTLDDFHDLFADLDVDEETREELLALTPATYVGLADELVDDIDN, via the coding sequence ATGACCGACGCCGACCGGCACGACCCGCTGTACGCGGTGTCCCCGCTCGACGGGCGATACGCCTCCCGAACCGCACCCCTCGCGCCGCACGTGAGCGAGGCCGCGCTCATGCGCGCCCGCGTAGAAGTCGAAGTGGAGTACCTCCTCGCGCTCGCCGACCTCGACGTGACGCCGCTTTCGTTCACCGAGGCCGAGCGCGCCGACCTCCGAGCGCTCTACGAGGAGTTCGACGCCGACGACGCCGACCTCGTGAAGCGGCTCGAAGTCGAGGGCGCGGAAGGCTTCTCGGCGACGAATCACGACGTGAAGGCCGTCGAGTACTTCATCCGTACCGAGACCGACGAGTCGGTCCACCCGTGGATTCACTTCGGCCTCACCTCCGAGGACGTGAACAACCTCGCCCAGCGCCTCATGGTGAAGGGCGCGGTCGAGGAAGTCATCGTCCCCGAACTCCGCGACACTCGCGACGAACTCGTCTCGCTCGCGCAGGAGTTCCGCGACGTGCCCATGCTCGCGCGGACCCACGGCCAGCCCGCGACGCCGACGACGTTCGGCAAGGAGATGGCCGTCTACGCCGCCCGCCTCGGTCGGACGCTCGCCCGCGTCGAGGCCGCGACCGACGACCTCGCCGGCAAACTCGCGGGCGCGTCGGGCGTCTACGCGGCCCACGTCGCCGCCTACCCCGACGTCGACTGGCGGGCGTTCTCCCGCGAGTTCGTCGGGTCGCTCGGCCTCGACCACACCGCGCTCGCCACGCAGGTCAACCCCTGCGACGACCTCGCGGCGCTGTTCGACGCCGTCCGCGGCGTCAACAACGTCCTCGTCGACCTCGACCGCGACGCGTGGCTGTACGTCTCCGACCGCTACCTCGGACAGGAGGCCGTCGAGGGCGAAACCGGCTCCTCGACGATGCCGCACAAGGTCAACCCCATCGACTTCGAGAACTCCGAGGGTAACCTCTCGAAGGCCAACGCGGACCTGACGTTCCTCGCCGACTACGTGACGACCTCGCGCCTCCAGCGCGACCTCTCGGACTCCACGGTCAAGCGCAACGTCGGCGCGGCGTTCGCCCACTGCCTCATCGGCTACAAGAAGACCCAGACCGGCCTCGGGAAAGTCGTCCCGAACGAGCAGGTCATGCGGGACGAACTCGACGACACGCCGGCCATCATCGGCGAGGCCGTCCAGACGATTCTCCGCCGCGAGGGCGACACGCAGGCCTACGAGCGGGTGAAGGAACTCACCCGCGGCCGCGAGGTGACCCTCGACGACTTCCACGACCTGTTTGCGGACCTCGACGTGGACGAGGAGACCCGCGAGGAACTGCTCGCGCTCACGCCCGCGACGTACGTCGGTCTCGCGGACGAACTCGTCGACGACATCGACAACTGA
- a CDS encoding glucose 1-dehydrogenase translates to MKAIAVKRGEDKPVVIEKPRPEPDAGEALVRTLRVGVDGTDHEVIAGGHGGFPEGEDHLVLGHEAVGVVVDPNDTELEEGDIVVPTVRRPPASGTNEYFEKDQPDMAPDGMYAERGIVGAHGFMSEYFTSPSDYLVRIPRSQAELGFLIEPISITEKAREHAYASRSAFDWNPSSALVLGNGSLGLLTLAMLKADDKGYENLYCLGRRDRPDPTIDIMEKLGATYVDSRETSVEEIPGAHEDMDFIYEATGFPKHAIQSVQALAPNGVAALLGVPSDWEFEVDAGAFHREMVLHNKALVGSVNSHVKHFEAATVTFTKLPRWFLRDLVTGVHPLSEFEAAFEDDDTTIKTAIEFGTV, encoded by the coding sequence ATGAAAGCAATCGCCGTCAAGCGCGGGGAAGACAAGCCGGTCGTCATCGAGAAGCCGCGACCGGAACCCGACGCCGGGGAGGCGCTCGTCCGAACGCTTCGGGTCGGCGTGGACGGGACGGACCACGAGGTCATCGCCGGCGGCCACGGCGGGTTCCCCGAGGGGGAAGACCACCTCGTGCTCGGCCACGAGGCGGTCGGCGTCGTCGTCGACCCGAACGACACCGAACTGGAGGAAGGCGACATCGTCGTGCCGACGGTCCGCCGCCCGCCGGCGTCGGGGACGAATGAGTACTTCGAGAAGGACCAACCCGACATGGCCCCCGACGGGATGTACGCTGAGCGCGGCATCGTCGGCGCGCACGGCTTCATGTCCGAGTACTTCACCAGCCCGTCGGACTACCTCGTCCGCATCCCGCGCTCGCAGGCCGAACTCGGCTTCCTCATCGAGCCCATCTCCATCACCGAGAAGGCCCGAGAGCACGCCTACGCGAGCCGTTCCGCGTTCGACTGGAACCCCTCGTCGGCGCTCGTCCTCGGCAATGGGAGCCTCGGGCTCCTGACGCTCGCCATGCTGAAAGCCGACGATAAGGGCTACGAGAACCTCTACTGCCTCGGTCGGCGCGACCGCCCCGACCCGACTATCGACATCATGGAGAAACTCGGCGCGACCTACGTCGACTCCCGCGAGACCTCGGTCGAGGAGATTCCGGGTGCGCACGAGGATATGGACTTCATTTACGAGGCGACCGGGTTCCCCAAACACGCCATCCAGTCGGTGCAGGCGCTCGCGCCGAACGGCGTCGCCGCGCTCCTCGGCGTTCCGAGCGACTGGGAGTTCGAGGTCGACGCCGGCGCGTTCCACCGCGAGATGGTGCTCCACAACAAGGCGCTCGTCGGCAGCGTCAACTCCCACGTCAAGCACTTCGAGGCCGCGACCGTGACGTTCACCAAGCTTCCCCGCTGGTTCCTCCGCGACTTAGTCACCGGCGTCCACCCGCTGTCCGAGTTCGAAGCAGCATTCGAAGACGACGACACCACTATAAAAACCGCCATCGAATTCGGTACTGTATGA
- the gfcR gene encoding transcriptional regulator GfcR: MKNVDDLIASAAELADRGLSKGEIADELNVSRETASWLVERSGAATEPEPQAEPEGPDDIHVDWNAIGSGGKRLTYVGRALADLLMETNGEADVTVGIEKAGVPLATSVSRELETTLAAYSPAKHQWDEGDIEDLGGGFSRNFAPVEGRNCFIVDDTVTSGTTLRETIDAIRSEGGEPLACVVIVDKQGVEEIDGVPVHSLINVVRVGEQ, from the coding sequence ATGAAGAACGTCGACGACCTCATCGCCAGCGCGGCTGAGCTCGCGGACCGTGGCCTCTCGAAAGGCGAGATTGCCGACGAGTTGAACGTCTCCCGCGAGACCGCCAGCTGGCTGGTCGAACGAAGCGGTGCGGCGACCGAACCCGAACCACAGGCGGAGCCTGAAGGCCCCGACGACATCCACGTCGATTGGAACGCCATCGGGAGCGGCGGCAAGCGCCTCACGTACGTCGGGCGCGCGCTCGCCGACCTGCTCATGGAGACGAACGGCGAAGCCGACGTGACCGTCGGTATCGAGAAGGCGGGCGTCCCCCTCGCGACCTCCGTCTCGCGCGAACTCGAAACGACCCTCGCCGCCTACTCGCCCGCGAAACACCAGTGGGACGAAGGCGACATCGAGGACCTCGGCGGCGGCTTCTCCCGGAACTTCGCGCCTGTCGAGGGACGGAACTGCTTCATCGTCGACGACACGGTGACGAGCGGCACGACTCTCCGCGAGACTATCGACGCCATCCGCTCCGAGGGCGGCGAACCCCTCGCGTGCGTGGTCATCGTCGACAAGCAGGGCGTCGAAGAGATTGACGGCGTCCCCGTCCACTCCCTCATCAACGTCGTCCGCGTCGGCGAGCAGTAA
- a CDS encoding glutaredoxin has product MTFQPESLDPEEVQSRVDEAVGNNHVVLFMKGNRLMPQCGYSAKAVDLISQYVDEFETVDVLPALPHYREALKEKSDWETIPQTFVDGEFVGGSDILEELDERGDLEATLTGAN; this is encoded by the coding sequence ATGACTTTCCAACCGGAGAGCCTCGACCCCGAGGAAGTACAGTCCCGCGTCGACGAGGCGGTCGGGAACAACCACGTCGTCCTGTTCATGAAGGGCAACCGTCTGATGCCGCAGTGCGGCTACTCCGCGAAGGCGGTCGACCTCATCTCCCAGTACGTCGACGAGTTCGAGACGGTCGACGTGCTGCCCGCGCTCCCGCACTACCGCGAGGCGCTCAAGGAGAAAAGTGACTGGGAGACCATCCCCCAGACGTTCGTCGACGGCGAGTTCGTCGGCGGCAGCGACATCCTCGAAGAACTCGACGAGCGCGGCGACCTCGAAGCGACGCTGACCGGCGCGAACTGA
- a CDS encoding phosphoadenosine phosphosulfate reductase family protein, with amino-acid sequence MSEAESFPDYLDVDYTDGEGETPEDYPSIEDKIEKAIEVTKQGLEQYENPAVMWTGGKDSTLTLYFIKEVAERYDLEVPPAVFIDHYQHFDEIMDFVKHWADEWDLDVIWARNEDVGAYVDENGLEPGDDIPVSELSEHNQHHIRNILEYEEDTFPFLLDTYVGNHLLKTVALNDTLEEYDIDGVISGVRWDEQEARADETFFSPRHNPDIYPPHDRIQPILQFEESAVWDAFWYFAVPDTVENYPEDGYVPTSDTDLPEGVTQEDVPVSPKYFAGFRSLGSEVSTDKSAEEPAWLQDMENTTERAGRAQDKEDLMERLRDLGYM; translated from the coding sequence ATGTCGGAAGCCGAATCCTTCCCGGACTACCTCGACGTCGACTACACCGACGGCGAAGGTGAGACGCCGGAGGACTACCCGAGTATCGAGGACAAGATCGAGAAGGCCATCGAGGTCACGAAGCAGGGACTCGAGCAGTACGAGAACCCCGCCGTGATGTGGACCGGTGGTAAGGACTCGACGCTCACGCTCTACTTCATCAAGGAGGTCGCAGAGCGCTACGACCTCGAAGTCCCGCCGGCAGTCTTCATCGACCACTACCAGCACTTCGACGAAATCATGGATTTCGTCAAGCACTGGGCCGACGAGTGGGACCTCGACGTCATCTGGGCGCGTAACGAGGACGTCGGCGCGTACGTCGACGAAAACGGCCTCGAACCCGGCGACGACATCCCGGTTTCCGAACTCTCGGAGCACAACCAGCACCACATCCGTAACATCCTCGAGTACGAGGAGGACACGTTCCCGTTCCTGCTCGACACCTACGTCGGCAACCACCTGCTGAAGACCGTCGCGCTCAACGACACCCTCGAAGAGTACGACATCGACGGCGTCATCTCCGGCGTCCGCTGGGACGAACAGGAAGCCCGCGCCGACGAGACGTTCTTCAGCCCCCGTCACAACCCCGACATCTACCCCCCGCACGACCGCATTCAACCCATCCTCCAGTTCGAAGAGAGCGCCGTCTGGGACGCCTTCTGGTACTTCGCGGTCCCGGACACCGTCGAGAACTACCCCGAGGACGGTTACGTCCCCACCAGCGACACCGACCTCCCCGAGGGTGTCACGCAGGAAGACGTGCCCGTCTCGCCGAAGTACTTCGCCGGCTTCCGGAGTCTCGGCAGTGAGGTCTCGACCGACAAGTCCGCCGAGGAACCGGCGTGGCTGCAGGACATGGAGAACACGACCGAGCGCGCGGGCCGCGCCCAGGACAAAGAGGACCTGATGGAGCGCCTGCGCGACCTCGGCTACATGTGA
- a CDS encoding phosphoadenosine phosphosulfate reductase family protein, giving the protein MSPAFPDDLDLDYDDGRDQTAADYPTLEDKLEKAVAVTTTALEQYERPAVMWTGGKDSTLVLYVVREVAADMGVDVPPVVFIDHFEHFDETEAFVREWADRWDLDLVVARNEDFARLGASPGDEIPLSNLGDDTRRELARLGYEGETVVLDADSFEGNHLLKTVALNDTLEARGFDGVFSGVRWDEQESRADETFFSPRHDSEKYPPHDRVHSILQFEEADVWAAFWNYIVPDSVEGYPAGHVPAALDDLPEGVEPADLPVSPKYFEGYRSLGTESGSAKSDDRPAWVQDLGASAEREGRAQDKEDLMGRLRDLGYM; this is encoded by the coding sequence ATGAGCCCCGCGTTCCCCGACGACCTCGACCTCGACTACGACGACGGTCGAGACCAGACCGCCGCCGACTACCCGACGCTCGAAGACAAACTCGAAAAAGCGGTCGCAGTCACCACGACCGCGCTCGAACAGTACGAGCGCCCGGCCGTCATGTGGACCGGCGGCAAGGACTCCACGCTCGTCCTCTACGTCGTCCGTGAGGTCGCCGCCGACATGGGCGTCGACGTGCCGCCCGTCGTCTTCATCGACCACTTCGAGCATTTCGACGAGACCGAGGCGTTCGTCCGCGAGTGGGCCGACCGCTGGGACCTCGACCTCGTCGTCGCCCGCAACGAGGACTTCGCGCGCCTCGGCGCGTCGCCCGGCGACGAGATTCCCCTCTCGAACCTCGGCGACGACACCCGCCGCGAACTCGCCCGCCTCGGCTACGAGGGCGAGACCGTCGTCCTCGACGCCGACAGCTTCGAGGGTAACCACCTCTTGAAGACCGTCGCGCTCAACGACACCCTCGAAGCGCGCGGTTTCGACGGCGTCTTCTCGGGCGTCCGCTGGGACGAACAGGAGTCCCGCGCCGACGAGACGTTCTTCAGCCCCCGCCACGACTCCGAGAAGTACCCGCCGCACGACCGCGTCCACTCCATCCTCCAGTTCGAGGAGGCCGACGTGTGGGCGGCGTTCTGGAACTACATCGTCCCCGACTCGGTCGAGGGCTACCCCGCAGGCCACGTCCCCGCCGCTCTCGATGACCTCCCCGAAGGCGTCGAACCCGCCGACCTGCCCGTCTCGCCGAAGTACTTCGAGGGCTACCGCTCGCTCGGTACCGAATCCGGGTCCGCAAAGTCCGACGACCGCCCCGCGTGGGTGCAGGACCTCGGCGCGAGCGCGGAACGCGAGGGGCGCGCGCAGGACAAAGAGGACCTGATGGGTCGGCTCCGCGATTTGGGCTACATGTAA